GCTAAGCTCTTCACCTATTTATCTCACCTCAGCAAGTGCCATTGATAAAAGCAAATCATGAATATAGGGCTTAGCATCTGTACGCTGAATAGCTGCCCTCCCAACTTCGAGGACAAGCTCCTCTTCTCCAACCTAATACACAAGAAACCCATACCATATCAGTTCTATCCATCCAAGCAGAAAAAGATGCTTTTGCTACTTACTGTTTATTTccaaaagcaaataaataaatatgtaaatttagatgatatgatttttgaataataataagttaaaattttaactttattaaTAACAAAATGTACAATTTTAACTTGATATGCAATAATTACATTTGATTATCTGTTATACTTGTACATTTCTAGCCATTCACTAATGTTTTATGAAAGCCAATTAgcctatttaaaattttcttaaacataacGAGCAAATACAAAATCCCAGGTCTCATTAGCTTATTACCTTTTGCACTGCTTCCTCAAAATTTTAAAGCAAAAGCACAAAATAGAATGTGAAATCATACTTGTTTTATAAcgaccaaatgactaaaatataacaccAATTCAAACATAGTGGTAACCATGAACactattttcttaaatttaaaaaCTTCTAGCACTTACTTTTACATTCAAATGCAAATCGAACATTATTTCTCTAAATGTTCAACAATATCACCCAAATACTCTAATTAACAATATCACCTAATTATAATAACTACAAATTAGAGAATCGCACCTCTTGAAGAAGGCAAACAGCAGCAGGCAACCAACGCCATGGAATTCGAAGAGATGATTTCGGCGGAATCTTCTCCTTCACATTTCCAGCGTACTCCGTTTCGAAAAGTAGCTTATCCCTCACATCCATCAGAATCTCCTACAATAAAGAGTGAAACGACACTGAAAcagtaaaaaatatttaaaaatacaaaaaaaaatcaaacgaCTTCTTCGATCGTTTTACCTGACGAGAAACGACAACATCACTAGTATAACCATCATCAACCTCACTGCCCTTCAAATTCATTACCGACTTCACAATCTCATCTTTCTCAGCTTGACTCGAAACGCCGATCAGCTGATAACAACTAACCGGTATGTCAACAACCGCGTTTCCAACGACGGAGGAAGAAGGAGAAGACAAAACAGGCGCCGCGTTGTTGTTGTTCTCCACAATGCCGACGCCACGAGTGTCGATAGCACCGGACTGAAATCGGCTTCTCACGGTAGGAAAACGGTAGCCGTTTGATTTGATTAGGGTTTCAAAACCTGAAACCTCACAGTAACTAGAGCTACGAATGAAGAAACAACAAGAAGAAGACGAAGAAGAAGGAGGAACAATTGGAGCCAACGTCAAATTACTCAGTGCCATTTCCCactccaaaaaaaaaatgaaaaaaattggaaaaaaaaattaaaaatggaaGCTTATTTGTTTACATGAATTAAATTTCTAACGGAATTATTTGAGTGAATTGCTGTGATTTCGTGTTTATGGATTTAGATTGCGTTTGTTTAGCTCaatggaaaaattgaaaaaaaaaaaaaaaacacaaaaaatgatGGGTAAAGCTAAAAAGTGTTAATGCCGTCGGTCCGGATAGCGGTCCGATcttttttaaaggttaatattcGTTCGGTTtggttaatttattattttagaaaatgttttataattaaatttagggATAAATTGCATTCAGAGTCACTAAACTACTAATAACTTTACGTTTTAGccactcaactttaaaaagttataaaattttcactaaactatttgaaagttttcaatTAAATCATTCGACTATTACGATCGTTGTTTAGTttagtttttttcttttacataaaacaaCTTTAAACATTATAAATCTGTGAACTAAAGCCTAAAAATCTTTATTTTTTGATTTTCAGCACCAACTGTCAAATCAACTTAAATCTAAGATATATTTTTCTATTCGGTAATAGATATTGATTTACTCCACCTATCATTAAATCATCCTTTGAAGCTCGCTAATCAAATTGTGTGGATGGCTTGAATACCATAGCCATTATGTTAATATCCCCTCCCAAATGGTGGTTGCTCGAATCACTGGTTCCTTCAAGGAAATAGAAATGTGTAACAAGATGGCAGTTGGTGTAGTTCATTCTCGACAATGCCATGGCTTCGCCAACTGCAAGCAATGCCTTTTCAACCTCGATGTTCAGTGCAGTTCATTCTCGAACATTGTTAAACACAAAGCACATGAGCATCCCCTTTTTCGGCAAGGTAAACAAACGCAGTGATTACACCGGTTATGGTTTCAGCTACACTTCGTTACCAAGTACAGCAATGCATAAGCACCACAAACACCCTCTTGATCTCACTTACAGAGATGCCATGGATCGGATATACAACGACATTTGTGAAGAGGACATCAGCCCGAAGCATTGGTTCTACTACTGCAGAGCATGCAACTTTCCAGCGCACCCGAAACGTGCTTCGGTGCAATACCCGTACATCAGGTTCGGAAATACATACACgtataaactatataaaaggcaAAAAAATCTATAGATATTTAAACACTGTAGATAGAAACCGACATTTAAGATTAAAATTGATTGACGAAAAACTTGATTGATAACACCTTACCCTAAGAAACCATACATGTATGCATGTGTACAAAAAGGAAAAGGACATTGATCTGGTTTTTAACCAGTTAGTATAAAACACTTTCAGTGTTGCATATATAAACTATATATAAAGGCAAAAACAATAAGAAAAATTGAATTGAAAGGAGCAACGGGAGTTGGGTTCTTCAAAAGAATCATGTTTAACTTACAAATCATCATAGGGGGGGATAGAAATACGAGGAAAGGGAAAAGCCAAGGAAGAGAAAGCCGCCAATTGCGGCCACTGTTCGCTGCGAGATCTTGGCCGCCAACATGCTCCCTCCCACCACGGCCAGTGATGTACAGATGGTGTGTCCTATTATGGCTCCCACTGCTACCCCCACTGCATTTTTATGTGTTGCTAGCTGAAACAACAGAAAGAAAATTAGTGATGAAAAGCTTTCTCATAACTCTTTGCACCGATTACAGAccagtttttaaaaaaaaaaggctacAACAGTTTCAGTAGAATCAATCATTACAAGTATTGAACTGGATAACTAACTCAACAACTAATTCAATTCGATTGAACTAACTAATCAACCAGAATAAATCTGGAGGAGAACCCACACATTTACAAATGGTGAGACATGAACTTCGGATCCTAAACTTCTCAAGGCCTCAACCTTACCATTGAGCCGATGCTTCATTGACCTCCTTTACTGATTACATACTATTATCAAAGGGttttcacatatcaaataattttACTTGTATCCCTCTAAATAAGCCAAAAACCTAAGGTTTTATGGTGTTGTTAACTCTAAAAAAACATAGGGTTATCAACATTCTGGTCTCTGTATATTACTTGAgagaaaataataatgatatggctataaaatttgttttaaaacacAAGGTTTAAACCTAACCCTAGATTTAAACCATAAAGATAATTAATAATCCTAGTCATCTTTTTATatctaataatattaaataagttcCTGCATCATTTTAGACTAGCATAGGTAACTTTTGACCTAAGTGCCAAGATCAAGGAGGTTCATTATTTTTATATAGCAACAGAGGTGATCTGCGATTTTTAAGATAACATGTTAGCTATTTTTCCTTAAAAACTTCTACTCAAGAACAAGAACCTGAAAATATGAGTAACCATTGGAAACAAATGAACAAATAGGAATCGTGGTAATAACTTAAGATCAAGGGTGGGAATCATCTTACAGCAATTGTGGCAATTTGGCTTCGATCCCCCCATTCGGCTAGAAATGTTAAAATAAATGACTGCATAGAAAGGAAAAAAGAACAAACACAATTCAGTGACAATAGATGATTTGAACAATGAGTGACAATAAACTACATGTAAATATTTAAGACGGGTAAAGTGGAAATAAAACCTCCAAAAAGATAGGTGTACAAAATCTGGTAAGAAAGCGCCGGTAATATGTCTTCCCTTGGCCAGTCTCAAGTTTCTCTTCTACCTGCAAATGCGAGTTAACCAAATGTCCATTCAAAAGTTCACATGCTATATGATGCAATCTTTAAATATAGTACAACTCATTAATATTAGATAGGTTACAATCCAAAGAATACGTATGTATATGAAAGAATGTGCACCCATTACACATGAATAAGAAAAGTTCAAGATACTCTAAAAGAATTTACACACTTCCCCAAAAAGGAACATGCGCTTTTCCAACCTTCACAGTGTAGAAAACGGAGAAAGGAAACATTTTGGTAATCCGACTCACAAAATTACAAGTATAAACATTTAGACTGCCACAAAATTAAATGTCACCTTATTCCGGTTCTTTTATTGTGAGAAGCATCTcttatacatgttaaaatggaTGCATAAAAGGAAAGATCAAACTGAGAGTTAGAGAGACATACTTCTTCCATTTCCTTTTTCTGAGACACCTTCGTATCTGCTCTCCAAGCAATGTAAAGTAACCGAAGCCCAAAAAATGCATAGAGAACTGTGTACCATCACAAATGGTTATAACAAAATGACCGTACAATGAAGTCAGGAAAACGATAAATGCATGGCGAGCAAAAAACAAAATGAACACAAGAAACCTATTATGAAAAATTCATGGTACATAAACTAGGGGCAATAACAGTTTGATttggttttgaagaaaaattagGTTGTCTCGGTTTTCTTGCTCAACCCTAACCCTAAGAATAACGTGAAAAGACGAAGTCAATATATATACCTGTAGCTGCACTATTTGTGTGCTTCCTTGATATCAAATTCGGCACAATCCTACCTAGTCCAGTGGAAAGTACCTAATTGGCAAGAAAAATTAAACACTAATAACATTATGACTTTAGCATAAATATCTTAGACAGTACCAAAAGCATTTTCATCCCACCATGCAACTGAATTGTATTCTATGGAACAGAAAAAAGGGGCAGGGACTTAAAACATTTCACAGGTCAAGAAAAAAAATGGGGACGGCTAACTTACAGTCATAACAAACAGGGCAGCTAATGCGCCGGATAAAACAGTTGACTTTGGGTGTCGCATAGCCATAAGAGCGGCTATTATAAAAGTTTCATCTCCAATCTGTCATTGTATCCGTATAACATatcagttatatatatatatgtgatgaatttaagtaaaatagttggcaatatatatatgtgatgaatttaagtaaaatagTTGGCAATGGAATAGCCATTTGACATGTTTCTTAGTAGAAAATCTTCCTTTCAAGCACATGATAGTAAGATCAGTGGAAATCATTATCATTTTTCAAGTATGTATATATAGGGAGAGAGAGAACTCAATGCACAAACCTCACTGACAATTATCATGGAAAAACTTGCAACAAATGCATCAAGGACGCCGAGACCAGCTGGATCGAAACCAAGATTATTACCTATGGAATCGGTACCGACCTTCTCGTCTAGTACACCATTCTCGGAGTTCTTTGAAACAATCTGTACTCCCATAAATCAATTCATCAACATAATTCAAATACCAACACAAATTACAACATTTTTAAGAAGAACTCACAATTCCCAAGGATGAAGAGGTTGCATAACATTGTAAGTTGCAAGTTAAAACATGAAAATCTCAAAATGAAGCTAAAGTTTACGCTTTCATGTGAATTAAATTAGAAACAGTTAATAACTAAGCAATTAAAAAACAAGTTAAATAAATAATTCTCCACAAAATAAGACTAAATAAACCATTTGAACTCTAtaatttctaagtttcccaacaaacaacaaacaaacagcaaaaaaaaggggggggggaagCAAACCATGCCGCGGCGGCCGAGATCTTTAATTGACCCATCAGATTCCTCCTTCTCAGCTTGAAAACCTGAATCCTAGTAAATTAAACAAACAAGTAAAAccccattttaattatttacataaatttgaaaaaaaaaaaggctttaaaatttattttttttaaaaaaaagtaaaaagaggGATGAATAATACCTGAGAAAAAGAAACGGAAGCGAAAacgaagaagaaaaaggaaacaaTGAAGAGAAAGCTAATTTGAGTGAAACCCATTgcgaaaaatgaaagaaaaaaaactgAGTTTGTGAGAGAAAATCGAGGGATCCTGAGATTTAatcaaaagattttttttttctttctaaaaacGTCAAAAAATTGAATCAAAGAAGAGAGATCTGAAACATGGGATAGAGATCTAAAGGACGGTTTGATAGAATGGAAGGATTCATTTGTGAGTCAATGAGATCGGAGAGAATGAAAAGAGAGAAGAGATGACGCGAATGGGGGAAGAAGATCTTCTCATGGAAAATACACACTAGCTGTTCTTATTGATTAGCTAAATTTTTCTTAGTTTAAAGTTAacttttgataaaattttaaatatatattgtaATCAACaccttattttaaaaataaatattaattgcaACTTGCATCAAGCTTGTATTCATATTTTATTTGTGAGTAGCCTAGAATTGTTCATTCATTGAATCATATgattatttattcaatttgattagATTTGAATTTGGGTAAAAAATTTTATCGTTGAGCTAGTTTGatctaattcaatttaaattaaataattttaaatatatttttatcggGTGAGTTGAATTAAGTCAAATTTAAGATtgaactcaaatttttttttaaattttaatcgtgATCTAGTTAAATTTATGAATACCTATTATTATTACGAATATTTTTTATGCCTTGTTTGGTAATAGATAACTCGAGGTTTGGTTGATAGACTGCAAATAATgtaataacatattttaattggATCCTAATATTATGTGACTAGACATACCATAATCCAATAGCAAAATCCATTTTTTAGGCCATTAAGATGACTTTTTGGGGACGTTTGGTTCATCGAATATAATATTACAACCTGTGTAAAATTACATTCCAGAATGAGATTACGATGTTTTGATTGTCAACATTTTGAATATCTCGTAATCTCACATTATTCAATAGTgttaaaatgttataatttaggTGTAATCTCATTACGGTTTATTTATTACGTTTACTTATATTATAGgtgtaattttaaattttaaactaatttgCGCTTTGCTTTTATtattttgtcaatttaagcttTTTCTTAAATAAAGTTTAAGATTAGTTTAAAACAAAAGGATTTTTTTTTCTTAGTAGTCACCAATGAAAGTCATACATTACaagtataattattatattttattaataatttatttatttatatattaattattgttgtaattataaTCACGGTTGGTGTTGTaatgatttataaatttatttcaacatcatatatttaattattaatatataaattgtaataaaagtaaGAATTCTAATAATTTATCATAATTGAAATTTGAGACTAAAAAATATTAAAGCCAAAGGAATGAACTAAACTTGTTAAGAAAATAAATTCTATAACAAACACAATTGAGTAAAATCTGTTTCTAGGTAACCTTACATTCCGTTAACTAAACACCTAAATCTTACCTTCCAGCAAAATGAACTAAATAAAATTGTGGTATGTGTCTCACATTTATTGGATACATTGCAGACACTTAAGACAAGAATAGACAATAAATAAAAAAGGAGTAGAAAGCTACGAGATGTCAAAACGAAGAGGTCCTAGACGCCGGGATGATGCGACGTCCTTGGCAACCAAGCAAGGCTAGGACGTCATGACAAGTAGGTAGGCCACGTCACGACAAGGTGTTATTTTCTGCTCAAATACAACCATGTTTTTTTACTTTCAACAAGACTTCTTCTCTCAGTTAAACTCTATTTCCTACAGGGTTATTTTAGTTATATTGGACCCATGTCCTAAGCCTCTTTAAATAGCCTTTGAAACCTTgtttagaaattaaaaaaattagatttAGATAATCAAATTTGCGTCAAATATCTTTTGTATGAGATTTGTTAAAGAGTTTTTTAGGAGAGTTTTTGAGAGACCTTTTTTTGTATTTGGGATATTTGGGGTTTTTTTTATAGTTGCTTTTTGTATTCGGGTAttggatattgtaacaccccaaattcggtctagacgttatggctgaatctagtgatgtcacatggaatggagtTTGAAATTGAACTTATCAAGTTA
This is a stretch of genomic DNA from Gossypium arboreum isolate Shixiya-1 chromosome 11, ASM2569848v2, whole genome shotgun sequence. It encodes these proteins:
- the LOC108470511 gene encoding GDT1-like protein 3, translating into MGFTQISFLFIVSFFFFVFASVSFSQDSGFQAEKEESDGSIKDLGRRGMIVSKNSENGVLDEKVGTDSIGNNLGFDPAGLGVLDAFVASFSMIIVSEIGDETFIIAALMAMRHPKSTVLSGALAALFVMTVLSTGLGRIVPNLISRKHTNSAATVLYAFFGLRLLYIAWRADTKVSQKKEMEEVEEKLETGQGKTYYRRFLTRFCTPIFLESFILTFLAEWGDRSQIATIALATHKNAVGVAVGAIIGHTICTSLAVVGGSMLAAKISQRTVAAIGGFLFLGFSLSSYFYPPL